In Brienomyrus brachyistius isolate T26 chromosome 3, BBRACH_0.4, whole genome shotgun sequence, the following proteins share a genomic window:
- the LOC125739295 gene encoding cilia- and flagella-associated protein 251-like isoform X3, whose protein sequence is MKWCFLNCIRPPAVLNEPGEGTETKEERKGKDKGGKKKKSWLKKYFEKKGKGRRAMEESQAVVVEEESQAVVVEEEESQTVVVVEEKESQAVVVVVEESQAVVVVEESQAVVVEEEESQTVVVVEEDSQALEEESQAMAEECKAIEEECKGLVEEFKGLLEECRAMMEKRKAMMEEESKAMMEEESKAMMEEYKAMEEGYKAMEEKYKGLVEEKYKGLVEESKAMEEEERKAMAEESQAMAEKCKAMAEKCKAMVEESQAMAEECKAMAEECKGLLEKSKAMEEEESKALTLTMAEECKGLEEEYKALVEEYKAREKMMQDEEASNG, encoded by the exons ATGAAGTGGTGTTTCCTTAACTGCATTAGGCCGCCAGCGGTACTAAACGAACCAGGGGAAGGTACAGaaacaaaggaggaaagaaaagggaaggacaaaggaggaaagaaaaagaaatcctgGCTGAAGAAGTATTTtgaaaaaaaagggaaaggaagaAGGGCaatggaggagagccaggcagtggtggtggaggaggagagccaggcagtggtggtggaggaggaggagagccagacagtggtggtggtggaggagaaggagagccaggcagtggtggtggtggtggaggagagccaggcagtggtggtggtg gaggagagccaggcagtggtggtggaggaggaggagagccagacagtggtggtggtggaggaggatagCCAGGCATTGGAGgaagagagccaggcaatggcagaagagtgcaaggcaatagaggaggagtgcaagggattggtggaggagttCAAGGGATTGTTGGAGGAGTGCAGGGCAATGATGGAGAAGAGAAAGgcaatgatggaggaggagagcaaggcaatgatggaggaggagagcaaggcaatgatggaggagtacaaggcgatggaggaggggtacaaggcaatggaggagaagtacaagggattggtggaggagaagtacaagggattggtggaggagagcaaggcaatggaggaggaggagagaaaggcaatggcagaggagagccaggcaatggcggagaagtgtaaggcaatggcggagaagtgtaaggcaatggtggaggagagccaggcaatggcggaggagtgcaaggcaatggcggaagagtgcaagggattgttggagaagagcaaggcaatggaggaggaggagagcaaggctttgactttgacaatggcggaggagtgcaagggattggaggaggagtacaaggcactggtggaggagtacaaggcaagggagaAAATGATGCAAGATGAGGAAGCCAGTAATGGATGA
- the LOC125739295 gene encoding cilia- and flagella-associated protein 251-like isoform X2 — protein sequence MKWCFLNCIRPPAVLNEPGEGTETKEERKGKDKGGKKKKSWLKKYFEKKGKGRRAMEESQAVVVEEESQAVVVEEEESQTVVVVEEKESQAVVVVVEESQAVVVVEESQAVMVEEESQAVVVEEEESQTVVVVEEDSQALEEESQAMAEECKAIEEECKGLVEEFKGLLEECRAMMEKRKAMMEEESKAMMEEESKAMMEEYKAMEEGYKAMEEKYKGLVEEKYKGLVEESKAMEEEERKAMAEESQAMAEKCKAMAEKCKAMVEESQAMAEECKAMAEECKGLLEKSKAMEEEESKALTLTMAEECKGLEEEYKALVEEYKAREKMMQDEEASNG from the exons ATGAAGTGGTGTTTCCTTAACTGCATTAGGCCGCCAGCGGTACTAAACGAACCAGGGGAAGGTACAGaaacaaaggaggaaagaaaagggaaggacaaaggaggaaagaaaaagaaatcctgGCTGAAGAAGTATTTtgaaaaaaaagggaaaggaagaAGGGCaatggaggagagccaggcagtggtggtggaggaggagagccaggcagtggtggtggaggaggaggagagccagacagtggtggtggtggaggagaaggagagccaggcagtggtggtggtggtggaggagagccaggcagtggtggtggtg gaggagagccaggcagtgatg gtggaggaggagagccaggcagtggtggtggaggaggaggagagccagacagtggtggtggtggaggaggatagCCAGGCATTGGAGgaagagagccaggcaatggcagaagagtgcaaggcaatagaggaggagtgcaagggattggtggaggagttCAAGGGATTGTTGGAGGAGTGCAGGGCAATGATGGAGAAGAGAAAGgcaatgatggaggaggagagcaaggcaatgatggaggaggagagcaaggcaatgatggaggagtacaaggcgatggaggaggggtacaaggcaatggaggagaagtacaagggattggtggaggagaagtacaagggattggtggaggagagcaaggcaatggaggaggaggagagaaaggcaatggcagaggagagccaggcaatggcggagaagtgtaaggcaatggcggagaagtgtaaggcaatggtggaggagagccaggcaatggcggaggagtgcaaggcaatggcggaagagtgcaagggattgttggagaagagcaaggcaatggaggaggaggagagcaaggctttgactttgacaatggcggaggagtgcaagggattggaggaggagtacaaggcactggtggaggagtacaaggcaagggagaAAATGATGCAAGATGAGGAAGCCAGTAATGGATGA
- the LOC125739295 gene encoding cilia- and flagella-associated protein 251-like isoform X1, translating to MKWCFLNCIRPPAVLNEPGEGTETKEERKGKDKGGKKKKSWLKKYFEKKGKGRRAMEESQAVVVEEESQAVVVEEEESQTVVVVEEKESQAVVVVVEESQAVVVVEESQAVMVEVEEESQAVVVEEEESQTVVVVEEDSQALEEESQAMAEECKAIEEECKGLVEEFKGLLEECRAMMEKRKAMMEEESKAMMEEESKAMMEEYKAMEEGYKAMEEKYKGLVEEKYKGLVEESKAMEEEERKAMAEESQAMAEKCKAMAEKCKAMVEESQAMAEECKAMAEECKGLLEKSKAMEEEESKALTLTMAEECKGLEEEYKALVEEYKAREKMMQDEEASNG from the exons ATGAAGTGGTGTTTCCTTAACTGCATTAGGCCGCCAGCGGTACTAAACGAACCAGGGGAAGGTACAGaaacaaaggaggaaagaaaagggaaggacaaaggaggaaagaaaaagaaatcctgGCTGAAGAAGTATTTtgaaaaaaaagggaaaggaagaAGGGCaatggaggagagccaggcagtggtggtggaggaggagagccaggcagtggtggtggaggaggaggagagccagacagtggtggtggtggaggagaaggagagccaggcagtggtggtggtggtggaggagagccaggcagtggtggtggtg gaggagagccaggcagtgatggtggaggtggaggaggagagccaggcagtggtggtggaggaggaggagagccagacagtggtggtggtggaggaggatagCCAGGCATTGGAGgaagagagccaggcaatggcagaagagtgcaaggcaatagaggaggagtgcaagggattggtggaggagttCAAGGGATTGTTGGAGGAGTGCAGGGCAATGATGGAGAAGAGAAAGgcaatgatggaggaggagagcaaggcaatgatggaggaggagagcaaggcaatgatggaggagtacaaggcgatggaggaggggtacaaggcaatggaggagaagtacaagggattggtggaggagaagtacaagggattggtggaggagagcaaggcaatggaggaggaggagagaaaggcaatggcagaggagagccaggcaatggcggagaagtgtaaggcaatggcggagaagtgtaaggcaatggtggaggagagccaggcaatggcggaggagtgcaaggcaatggcggaagagtgcaagggattgttggagaagagcaaggcaatggaggaggaggagagcaaggctttgactttgacaatggcggaggagtgcaagggattggaggaggagtacaaggcactggtggaggagtacaaggcaagggagaAAATGATGCAAGATGAGGAAGCCAGTAATGGATGA